A section of the Drosophila sechellia strain sech25 chromosome 3L, ASM438219v1, whole genome shotgun sequence genome encodes:
- the LOC6621163 gene encoding transcription elongation factor 1 homolog isoform X1 — MGRRKSKRKPPPKRKNIEPLDQQFNCPFCNHEKSCEVKMDKSRNTAKITCRVCLEDFQTGINFLSEPIDVYNDWVDACETAN, encoded by the exons ATGGGAAGAAGGAAGTCTAAAAGAAAACCGCCTCCGAAGAGAAAGAATATTGAACCCCTTGATCAACAATTTAATTGCCCATTTTGCAACCATGAAAAATCGTGTGAGGTTAAAAT GGATAAAAGCAGAAATACAGCGAAAATAACTTGTAGGGTGTGCTTGGAGGATTTTCAAACGGGAATTAACTTCCTTTCAGAACCTATTGATGTTTACAATGATTGGGTAGATGCCTGTGAAACAGcaaattaa
- the LOC6621163 gene encoding transcription elongation factor 1 homolog isoform X2: MGRRKSKRKPPPKRKNIEPLDQQFNCPFCNHEKSDKSRNTAKITCRVCLEDFQTGINFLSEPIDVYNDWVDACETAN; this comes from the exons ATGGGAAGAAGGAAGTCTAAAAGAAAACCGCCTCCGAAGAGAAAGAATATTGAACCCCTTGATCAACAATTTAATTGCCCATTTTGCAACCATGAAAAATC GGATAAAAGCAGAAATACAGCGAAAATAACTTGTAGGGTGTGCTTGGAGGATTTTCAAACGGGAATTAACTTCCTTTCAGAACCTATTGATGTTTACAATGATTGGGTAGATGCCTGTGAAACAGcaaattaa
- the LOC116801168 gene encoding uncharacterized protein LOC116801168, giving the protein MFRGIKIFKPHTNFQRIVWRTTENEPLLHFRLLTVTYGLAPSPFLAVRVLKQLADDHGHEYPGAAHALLHDAYVDDIPTGANTFDELMILKDELIALLDKGKFKLRKWSSNSWRLLKSLPDEDRCFEPIQLLNKSAADSPVKVLGIQWNPGKDVLYLNLKGCDATISPTKRELLSQLSRIYDPLGLVAPVTVLLKLIFQESGQVSCSGTTPFLKVYVRAGEP; this is encoded by the coding sequence ATGTTTCGAGGCATTAAAATCTTTAAGCCACACACCAATTTTCAGCGCATTGTTTGGCGCACGACTGAGAATGAACCTCTGCTTCAttttcgcctgctgacggttACCTACGGATTGGCACCGTCACCATTTCTGGCTGTTCGAGTTCTAAAGCAACTTGCCGACGATCATGGCCATGAATACCCTGGAGCAGCTCACGCTCTTCTGCACGATGCCTATGTGGACGATATCCCTACAGGCGCCAACACATTCGATGAGCTTATGATTCTCAAGGACGAGCTTATAGCCCTCTTGGATAAGGGAAAATTCAAGCTACGCAAATGGAGTTCTAATAGTTGGCGTCTTCTGAAATCATTACCAGATGAAGATAGATGTTTTGAACCTATCCAGCTCCTCAACAAATCAGCTGCGGATTCACCTGTCAAAGTTCTTGGTATCCAATGGAACCCTGGGAAGGACGTTCTGTATCTCAACCTAAAGGGATGCGATGCGACCATTTCTCCGACGAAAAGAGAACTCTTGTCTCAGCTATCAAGAATTTATGATCCGCTTGGACTGGTAGCGCCGGTCACAGTTCTACTCAAGCTAATCTTCCAAGAAAGTGGACAAGTGTCCTGCAGTGGGACGACCCCATTCCTGAAAGTCTACGTACGCGCTGGAGAGCCTTAG